The following proteins are encoded in a genomic region of Nocardioides sp. cx-173:
- a CDS encoding GIY-YIG nuclease family protein: MPHTYIVRCDDGSYYVGSTWDLEARLWQHNHEGGAAYTRSRRPVVLVWNAEFDSIEQAFAYEKQVQGWSRAKREALIRGDFDALPDLARRPSARRPASE; this comes from the coding sequence ATGCCCCACACCTACATCGTGCGCTGCGACGACGGCAGCTACTACGTCGGCAGCACCTGGGACCTCGAGGCGCGACTCTGGCAGCACAACCACGAAGGCGGCGCGGCCTACACGCGCAGCCGGCGGCCCGTGGTGCTGGTCTGGAACGCCGAGTTCGACTCCATCGAGCAGGCCTTCGCCTACGAGAAGCAGGTCCAGGGCTGGAGCCGGGCCAAGCGCGAGGCGCTGATCCGCGGCGACTTCGACGCCCTCCCCGACCTCGCCCGCCGTCCGTCAGCCCGCAGACCGGCGAGCGAATAG
- a CDS encoding dihydrofolate reductase family protein, whose amino-acid sequence MRVLVGPETDDLTRIYAAPRTPWLRVNMVSTVDGAATGESGKSGSINNAADKQVFDTLRALADAIVVGAGTARIEGYRPADTPIVLVSRRGDVPEGLRGAPAGSVLLATTATAPGLGEARDVLGHDHVLTLGDDRVDLALLKQTLVARGLVDLLSEGGPSLLGALLAQGVVDELTTTVVPRLVGGDHPRIVAAPALDVPLSLHTLLEHDGTLLARWLVERPGGFEARA is encoded by the coding sequence ATGAGGGTGCTCGTCGGCCCGGAGACCGACGACCTCACGCGGATCTACGCCGCGCCGCGAACCCCGTGGCTGCGGGTCAACATGGTGTCGACCGTGGACGGCGCGGCCACGGGGGAGTCGGGCAAGAGCGGCTCCATCAACAACGCCGCCGACAAGCAGGTCTTCGACACGCTGCGCGCCCTGGCCGACGCGATCGTGGTCGGCGCCGGAACCGCGCGCATCGAGGGCTACCGGCCGGCGGACACGCCGATCGTGCTGGTCAGCCGGCGCGGCGACGTACCCGAAGGGCTGCGGGGGGCGCCGGCGGGCTCGGTGCTGCTGGCGACGACCGCCACGGCTCCCGGGCTGGGCGAGGCGCGCGACGTCCTGGGCCACGACCACGTCCTGACGCTCGGCGACGACCGGGTCGACCTGGCGCTGCTCAAGCAGACGCTCGTCGCCCGCGGCCTGGTCGACCTGCTCTCCGAGGGCGGGCCGTCCCTGCTGGGTGCGTTGCTCGCGCAGGGCGTCGTGGACGAGCTGACGACGACCGTCGTACCGCGCCTGGTCGGCGGCGACCACCCCCGCATCGTGGCCGCGCCGGCCCTCGACGTCCCCCTGAGCCTGCACACCCTCCTCGAGCACGACGGCACCCTCCTCGCGCGCTGGCTCGTCGAGCGCCCGGGTGGTTTCGAGGCTCGGGCCTAG
- a CDS encoding rhomboid family intramembrane serine protease: MSPRRETRSAWRQAAVGAAVFVAVLWGLELLDTALSHRLDQYGVQPREDEGLLGILFAPLLHAGWGHLAANTVPVLVLLFLVLASGVLRGVQVTAIIWVVGGLGVWLVAPTHTVHLGASVLIFGWLVYLMIRGVFTRRLGEIALGVLLFLLYGGLLLGVLPGQAGISWQGHLFGAVGGALAAYLTSERKAP, from the coding sequence ATGAGCCCGCGGCGCGAGACTCGCAGTGCCTGGCGGCAGGCCGCCGTCGGCGCCGCCGTCTTCGTCGCCGTGCTGTGGGGCCTCGAGCTCCTCGACACGGCGCTCTCCCACCGCCTCGATCAGTACGGCGTGCAGCCGCGCGAGGACGAGGGGCTGCTCGGCATCCTCTTCGCGCCGCTCCTGCATGCCGGGTGGGGACACCTCGCGGCCAACACCGTGCCGGTGCTGGTGCTGCTGTTCCTGGTGCTGGCCTCCGGCGTGCTCCGCGGGGTGCAGGTCACCGCGATCATCTGGGTCGTCGGCGGGCTCGGGGTGTGGCTGGTCGCGCCCACCCACACCGTGCACCTCGGTGCCTCGGTGCTGATCTTCGGCTGGTTGGTCTACCTGATGATCCGCGGCGTCTTCACCCGTCGGCTCGGCGAGATCGCCCTCGGGGTGCTGCTGTTCCTGCTGTACGGCGGCCTGCTGCTCGGCGTGCTCCCGGGCCAGGCGGGGATCTCCTGGCAGGGACACCTGTTCGGGGCCGTCGGCGGCGCGCTGGCGGCGTACCTGACGAGCGAGCGGAAGGCGCCCTAG
- a CDS encoding FkbM family methyltransferase gives MATLKRRAADAMEKVVGARVVRPGRLGVLYEQEFLSTFLRRFRVDMVLDVGANSGQYATMLRERAGYTGAIVSCEPIPEVAATLRQRAESDPLWFVEEAALSSASGEAAFNVMNSDQFSSLMAPAGGAEHITGEANRVSRQVQVRLMTAADVLSTYHERLGFENAFLKMDTQGHDMEVVAGAGPWLSRIVGLQSELSVQALYEGAPRFDVVLKAYEDLGFVLSALFPNNGGNFPAMLEMDCVMHRADAEWTG, from the coding sequence ATGGCCACTTTGAAGCGTCGTGCTGCGGACGCAATGGAAAAGGTTGTCGGAGCCCGTGTTGTTCGCCCGGGGCGGCTGGGAGTCTTGTATGAGCAGGAGTTCCTCAGCACCTTTCTTCGACGATTTCGCGTCGACATGGTCCTCGACGTGGGTGCCAACAGTGGTCAGTACGCGACCATGTTGCGCGAGAGGGCGGGCTACACGGGTGCGATCGTTTCGTGTGAACCCATCCCGGAGGTGGCCGCGACCCTTCGACAGAGAGCGGAGTCTGATCCCCTCTGGTTCGTCGAAGAAGCGGCGCTGAGTTCGGCTTCGGGGGAGGCCGCTTTCAACGTCATGAACAGCGATCAGTTTAGTTCTTTGATGGCGCCGGCGGGCGGCGCCGAGCACATCACTGGCGAGGCGAACAGGGTGAGCCGCCAAGTTCAGGTTCGACTCATGACGGCCGCCGACGTCTTGTCCACCTATCACGAGCGCCTCGGCTTCGAGAACGCATTCCTCAAGATGGACACGCAAGGCCACGACATGGAGGTTGTCGCAGGAGCCGGGCCATGGCTTTCGCGGATCGTCGGGCTCCAGAGTGAACTGTCGGTTCAGGCGCTGTATGAAGGGGCGCCGCGCTTCGATGTCGTGCTGAAAGCGTACGAAGACCTCGGGTTTGTCTTGAGCGCGCTGTTCCCGAACAACGGCGGGAACTTTCCTGCGATGCTCGAAATGGACTGCGTGATGCACCGGGCCGATGCCGAGTGGACGGGTTGA
- a CDS encoding MFS transporter has translation MSAPPGLLGEDMTSDDSRRVSLLLGALFGVAGMGSSSAAMALPLLGSDLGVGVGDATWTISLYVLMLAVTTAVYGRVSDLVGVRIPLLVGIGLMTSGALVAAFAPTFEVLLLGRLLQGAGAAAVPTLGVAVLSKRYDGQVRDVAMGRLAGMAAAVSCLGPLIGGVVEHALGWRFVMALPILGVLVLPFLWRALSPEGSGAGLDVLGAVLVAATAAGLVLVVQSPATGVLIAALGGVLVLLGVPAVAWRVRRRPHGFLPASVIRDATVVRSSLAAAAVPAAWFAHLVAVPAVLVHEGWEAWQVGLLLVPSAVLAMAMPRAAGTLLDRVGPAVSLGLAGVVATTALLLAALGTWLVAPAVLAVAVSLVTVAFGLGQPALMAAVGESVALDVRGVALGVATLLFLVGGSVGSAMVGGLGEVVGIPASLALLAVLPVLGLLALVPELRRAPEPV, from the coding sequence ATGTCGGCTCCCCCCGGGCTGTTGGGCGAGGACATGACCTCGGACGACTCTCGGCGCGTCTCCCTGCTGCTCGGGGCGCTGTTCGGCGTGGCCGGCATGGGCTCGTCGTCGGCGGCGATGGCGCTGCCGCTGCTGGGCTCCGACCTCGGGGTCGGCGTCGGCGACGCCACCTGGACGATCAGCCTCTACGTCCTGATGCTCGCGGTGACCACCGCCGTCTACGGCCGGGTCTCGGACCTGGTCGGGGTGCGGATCCCGCTGCTGGTCGGCATCGGCCTGATGACCTCCGGCGCGCTGGTCGCGGCGTTCGCGCCGACGTTCGAGGTGCTCCTCCTGGGCCGGCTCCTCCAGGGCGCCGGCGCCGCCGCCGTCCCGACGCTGGGCGTCGCCGTCCTGAGCAAGCGGTACGACGGTCAGGTGCGCGACGTGGCGATGGGCCGGCTGGCCGGCATGGCCGCCGCGGTGAGCTGCCTGGGTCCGCTGATCGGCGGCGTGGTGGAGCACGCGCTCGGCTGGCGCTTCGTCATGGCCCTGCCGATCCTCGGCGTGCTGGTCCTGCCGTTCCTGTGGCGGGCGCTGAGCCCTGAGGGCTCCGGGGCCGGTCTCGACGTCCTCGGCGCCGTGCTGGTCGCCGCGACGGCCGCCGGCCTGGTGCTGGTCGTCCAGTCGCCGGCCACGGGCGTGCTCATCGCCGCGCTCGGCGGAGTCCTGGTCCTGCTGGGCGTCCCCGCGGTCGCCTGGCGGGTGCGTCGTCGCCCGCACGGCTTCCTGCCCGCCTCGGTGATCCGCGACGCCACGGTCGTGCGCAGCTCGCTCGCGGCTGCGGCCGTCCCGGCCGCGTGGTTCGCGCACCTGGTCGCCGTACCGGCCGTCCTCGTGCACGAGGGCTGGGAGGCGTGGCAGGTGGGGCTGCTGCTCGTGCCCAGCGCGGTGCTGGCGATGGCGATGCCGAGGGCCGCCGGGACGCTCCTCGACCGGGTCGGTCCGGCCGTCTCGCTCGGGCTGGCCGGGGTGGTCGCGACGACCGCGCTGCTGCTGGCCGCACTCGGCACCTGGCTCGTCGCGCCGGCCGTCCTCGCGGTGGCCGTGTCCCTGGTGACGGTGGCCTTCGGGCTCGGCCAGCCGGCGCTGATGGCGGCGGTCGGGGAATCCGTGGCGCTTGACGTGCGCGGCGTGGCCCTGGGCGTGGCGACGCTGCTGTTCCTGGTCGGCGGCTCCGTCGGGTCCGCGATGGTGGGCGGCCTCGGCGAGGTGGTCGGGATCCCGGCCTCGCTGGCTCTGCTCGCCGTGCTGCCGGTGCTGGGCCTGCTGGCCCTCGTCCCCGAGCTGAGGCGCGCACCCGAGCCGGTGTGA
- a CDS encoding glucosyl-3-phosphoglycerate synthase, producing MLRTAHWDDWSLDDLLAAKGETRVSLVVPARNEAATVGDVVTRVRSALVDTVALLDEVVVIDSDSTDATYDVATDAGAVVHRSSEIRPDLGSVGGKGEAMWKSLFVTTGDVIVFMDADLLDWDTHFVPGLLGPLLTVPDVALVKGFYERPLLAGEGGPLDGGRVTELVARPVLALEYPELAGVVQPLAGEWAVRRSLFETLWVPTGYAVELAALIDTLAARGPDAIAQVDLGRRAHAHQELLDLGAMATQILAAVAKRRAGVEAHALTTEGDQVVQLRQYRSEEGVIVPIERVVHVGERPPAVSA from the coding sequence GTGCTTCGGACCGCTCATTGGGATGACTGGTCCCTCGACGACCTGCTGGCCGCCAAGGGGGAGACCCGTGTGAGCCTGGTGGTGCCGGCTCGCAACGAGGCGGCCACGGTGGGCGACGTCGTGACCCGGGTGCGCAGCGCGCTGGTGGACACGGTGGCGCTGCTGGACGAGGTGGTCGTGATCGACTCCGACTCCACCGATGCGACGTACGACGTGGCGACCGACGCCGGGGCGGTCGTCCATCGCTCGTCGGAGATCCGCCCGGACCTCGGCAGCGTCGGCGGGAAGGGCGAGGCGATGTGGAAGTCGCTGTTCGTCACGACCGGCGACGTGATCGTGTTCATGGACGCCGACCTGCTCGACTGGGACACCCACTTCGTGCCGGGCCTGCTGGGGCCGCTGCTGACGGTCCCGGACGTGGCGCTGGTGAAGGGGTTCTACGAGCGGCCGCTGCTCGCCGGGGAGGGCGGACCGCTCGACGGGGGGCGCGTGACCGAGCTGGTGGCGCGGCCGGTGCTGGCGCTGGAGTACCCCGAGCTCGCCGGGGTCGTGCAGCCCCTCGCCGGTGAGTGGGCGGTACGGCGCTCGCTCTTCGAGACGCTCTGGGTGCCGACCGGGTACGCCGTCGAGCTCGCCGCGCTGATCGACACCCTCGCCGCGCGCGGGCCGGACGCGATCGCGCAGGTCGACCTCGGGCGACGCGCGCACGCCCACCAGGAGCTGCTGGACCTCGGCGCGATGGCGACCCAGATCCTCGCGGCCGTGGCGAAGCGCCGGGCTGGTGTCGAGGCGCACGCCTTGACCACCGAGGGGGACCAGGTCGTGCAGCTGCGGCAGTACCGCTCCGAGGAGGGTGTGATCGTGCCGATCGAGAGGGTGGTCCACGTCGGTGAGCGGCCACCTGCGGTGAGCGCATGA
- the galE gene encoding UDP-glucose 4-epimerase GalE: MKVLVTGGAGYIGSTTAKALEEAGHTPVILDSLLSGPKAFVRDRIFYEGDVADRDLLRRIVAEHPDLDATIHMAARIVVPESMELPYLYYRDNVAKSLELFDELNTLGKTRVLFSSSASLYAIKDDFEVTEEDPLEPTSPYARTKRMMEQVLQDMAAATDLSAVILRYFNPIGSDPGLESGIYAKEPSHVLGQLVMAARGQKDAFTITGTEHPTRDGTGIRDYIHVWDLARAHVRAIERFDEVIAAVEAPSTVINVGTGEGVTVRELVASFERVFGQQVPLKEAPPRPGDAVGAYANVDKAAELLQWRTELSLDEAIASALAWGEKRREILGYE, from the coding sequence ATGAAGGTTCTCGTCACCGGCGGCGCCGGCTACATCGGATCGACCACCGCCAAGGCGCTGGAGGAGGCCGGGCACACGCCCGTCATCCTCGACTCGCTGCTCTCCGGCCCCAAGGCGTTCGTGCGCGACCGGATCTTCTACGAGGGCGACGTCGCCGACCGTGACCTGCTGCGCCGCATCGTCGCGGAGCACCCCGACCTCGACGCGACGATCCACATGGCCGCGCGCATCGTCGTACCCGAGTCCATGGAGCTGCCCTACCTCTACTACCGCGACAACGTCGCCAAGTCGCTGGAGCTCTTCGACGAGCTCAACACGCTGGGCAAGACCCGCGTGCTGTTCTCGTCCTCGGCGTCCCTCTACGCCATCAAGGACGACTTCGAGGTGACCGAGGAGGACCCGCTGGAGCCGACCTCGCCGTACGCGCGCACCAAGCGGATGATGGAGCAGGTCCTGCAGGACATGGCGGCCGCGACCGACCTCAGCGCGGTCATCCTGCGCTACTTCAACCCGATCGGCTCCGACCCCGGCCTCGAGTCCGGGATCTACGCCAAGGAGCCCTCGCACGTGCTCGGACAGCTGGTGATGGCCGCCCGCGGCCAGAAGGACGCCTTCACGATCACCGGGACCGAGCACCCCACCCGCGACGGCACGGGCATCCGCGACTACATCCACGTGTGGGACCTCGCGAGAGCCCACGTGCGCGCGATCGAGCGGTTCGACGAGGTCATCGCCGCCGTCGAGGCGCCCAGCACGGTCATCAACGTCGGCACCGGCGAGGGCGTGACGGTGCGCGAGCTCGTGGCGTCGTTCGAGCGGGTCTTCGGCCAGCAGGTGCCGCTGAAGGAGGCGCCGCCGCGGCCCGGGGACGCCGTCGGTGCCTACGCGAACGTCGACAAGGCCGCCGAGCTGCTCCAGTGGCGCACCGAGCTGAGCCTGGACGAGGCGATCGCGTCCGCCCTCGCCTGGGGCGAGAAGCGCCGGGAGATCCTGGGCTACGAGTGA
- a CDS encoding FkbM family methyltransferase, protein MTPVTSSLKRILSPKVAMRLRAEKNRRDLFGLHAPARVLADLVPRDQVAVDAGANAGLYTYWIATSASHVHAFEPQPAIFDRLKASAPSNVTAHRVALSDTPGTATLHVPETGNGEASLHALGGGRLTTEVTVELRTLDSYNLDDIGFLKVDVEGHEEELLRGAAETIRRHQPVLFMEIEERHNPGGIERIVKQLSGWGYRRIAYMQAGRILPFDSFDIARDQTAIDPASSEYANNFVFRPGL, encoded by the coding sequence ATGACACCGGTGACCAGTTCCCTGAAGAGGATTCTCTCGCCCAAGGTGGCGATGCGGCTCCGGGCAGAGAAGAACCGGCGTGATCTCTTCGGTCTGCACGCGCCTGCTCGCGTCCTCGCTGACCTTGTCCCTCGCGACCAGGTCGCGGTGGACGCCGGAGCCAACGCGGGTCTCTACACGTACTGGATCGCGACCTCGGCAAGTCATGTCCATGCCTTCGAGCCGCAGCCCGCAATCTTCGACCGGCTGAAGGCGTCGGCTCCCAGCAATGTGACGGCGCACCGTGTCGCGCTTTCGGACACTCCGGGCACTGCGACGCTCCACGTTCCCGAGACCGGAAACGGCGAGGCGAGCCTCCACGCCCTAGGTGGAGGTCGGTTGACGACCGAGGTGACTGTGGAGCTGCGAACCTTGGACTCGTACAACCTCGATGACATCGGCTTTCTCAAGGTCGACGTCGAGGGCCATGAGGAGGAGCTCTTGCGTGGCGCCGCCGAGACTATTCGGCGCCATCAGCCTGTGCTCTTCATGGAGATCGAGGAGCGACACAACCCTGGCGGAATCGAGCGGATCGTCAAACAGCTGAGCGGCTGGGGATACCGACGAATCGCGTATATGCAGGCAGGTCGGATCCTTCCGTTCGACTCCTTCGACATCGCGCGCGATCAGACCGCCATCGATCCCGCGTCCAGTGAGTACGCGAACAACTTCGTGTTCCGCCCCGGCTTGTAG
- a CDS encoding enoyl-CoA hydratase-related protein, translating into MGEELEVRRTDGVVEVTFNRPQRHNAFTREMYAGMRELCAELRDDTSVRVLVLRGAGGRAFAAGNEISDFLEADAVAYEDWIRELLESLHALPQVTVAAVSGVCVGGGLAVATHCDLRIATAGSRFGYPIARTLGNALAGSIVYRCAAVFGESLTREMLLAARLVDAERAYAVGAVMSVAADTEALDAELATLVEGVLALSPVTVRATKHQLLDRARRLEASPEGDAEVLREVYTGPDFAEGVRAFLAKERPAFGR; encoded by the coding sequence ATGGGTGAGGAGCTGGAGGTACGGCGTACCGACGGGGTCGTGGAGGTGACGTTCAACCGGCCGCAGCGGCACAACGCGTTCACGCGGGAGATGTACGCGGGGATGCGGGAGCTGTGCGCCGAGCTGCGCGACGACACGTCGGTGCGGGTGCTGGTGCTGCGTGGCGCGGGTGGGCGGGCCTTCGCGGCCGGCAACGAGATCTCCGACTTCCTCGAGGCCGACGCGGTGGCCTACGAGGACTGGATCCGCGAGCTGCTGGAGTCGCTGCACGCGCTGCCGCAGGTGACCGTGGCGGCCGTGTCGGGCGTATGCGTCGGCGGCGGGCTGGCGGTGGCGACCCACTGCGACCTGAGGATCGCGACGGCCGGCAGCCGGTTCGGGTACCCGATCGCGCGCACGCTCGGCAACGCGCTGGCCGGCTCGATCGTCTACCGCTGCGCCGCGGTGTTCGGGGAGTCGCTGACCCGGGAGATGCTGCTGGCGGCGCGGCTGGTCGACGCGGAGCGCGCGTACGCCGTCGGCGCGGTCATGTCGGTGGCCGCCGACACCGAGGCGCTGGACGCCGAGCTGGCCACGCTCGTCGAGGGGGTGCTGGCGCTGTCGCCGGTGACCGTGCGCGCCACCAAGCACCAGCTGCTCGACCGGGCGCGGCGTCTCGAGGCGAGCCCCGAGGGCGACGCGGAGGTGCTGCGCGAGGTCTACACCGGGCCGGACTTCGCCGAGGGTGTGCGGGCGTTCCTGGCCAAGGAGCGGCCGGCGTTCGGCCGCTAG
- a CDS encoding thioesterase family protein, translating to MTAQPSYDQIAALPAYSQQGIPAAFEDFNGHLNVRHYLGIASEGLDESLVEVGIPQNWPHTAGQAVFSAEHHLTYFSELRTGDKISVRVRLVGRSRRAAHVVVYLLDDSHSRVSYVMEEILLHMDMETRKTSDWPEDVARQIDARLAEEKQLGWEPMLSGSMSLR from the coding sequence GTGACCGCACAGCCCAGCTACGACCAGATCGCCGCGCTTCCGGCGTACTCCCAACAGGGCATCCCGGCCGCGTTCGAGGACTTCAACGGCCACCTCAACGTGCGCCACTACCTCGGCATCGCGAGCGAGGGCCTGGACGAGTCGCTCGTCGAGGTGGGCATCCCCCAGAACTGGCCGCACACGGCCGGCCAGGCGGTCTTCTCCGCCGAGCACCACCTCACCTACTTCTCCGAGCTGCGCACCGGCGACAAGATCTCCGTCCGCGTGCGGCTGGTCGGCCGCTCGCGCCGCGCGGCGCACGTCGTGGTCTACCTGCTCGACGACTCGCACTCGCGCGTGAGCTACGTGATGGAGGAGATCCTGCTCCACATGGACATGGAGACCCGCAAGACCTCCGACTGGCCCGAGGACGTCGCCCGGCAGATCGACGCGCGCCTCGCCGAGGAGAAGCAGCTGGGCTGGGAGCCGATGCTCTCGGGCTCCATGAGCCTGCGCTAG
- the folP gene encoding dihydropteroate synthase has protein sequence MTLRLGRHSFADDATLMMAIVNRTPDSFYDRGATWAEDKAFERVRLVVEQGAEIVDIGGIKAAPGVEIDAAEEKARVVDFVARVRESFPGLVISVDTWRAEVGRAACEAGADVLNDAWGGADPELVDAAAEFGAGLICTHTGGATPRTRPYRVEYDDVVRAAIDDTTAYAERALAAGVARESIVIDPAHDFGKNTFHSLELTRRLGEMVATGWPVLVSLSNKDFVGETLGLPVGERLTGTLAATAVCALAGARLYRVHEVVETRQTVDMVWTIAGRRPPRRAIRGLQ, from the coding sequence ATGACACTGCGTCTGGGACGTCATTCCTTCGCCGACGACGCCACCTTGATGATGGCGATCGTCAACCGCACCCCCGACTCCTTCTACGACCGGGGCGCCACCTGGGCGGAGGACAAGGCCTTCGAGCGGGTCCGGCTCGTGGTCGAGCAGGGCGCCGAGATCGTCGACATCGGGGGCATCAAGGCCGCGCCCGGCGTCGAGATCGATGCCGCCGAGGAGAAGGCACGGGTGGTGGACTTCGTCGCCCGCGTGCGGGAGAGCTTCCCGGGCCTGGTGATCTCCGTCGACACCTGGCGGGCCGAGGTCGGCCGGGCCGCCTGCGAAGCCGGAGCGGACGTCCTCAACGACGCCTGGGGCGGTGCGGACCCCGAGCTGGTCGACGCGGCCGCCGAGTTCGGCGCCGGCCTCATCTGCACCCACACCGGCGGCGCGACCCCGCGCACGCGCCCCTACCGCGTCGAGTACGACGACGTCGTGCGCGCCGCGATCGACGACACCACCGCCTACGCCGAGCGTGCCCTGGCCGCCGGTGTCGCCCGGGAGTCGATCGTCATCGACCCGGCCCACGACTTCGGGAAGAACACCTTCCACTCCCTGGAGCTGACCCGGCGACTGGGCGAGATGGTCGCGACCGGCTGGCCGGTGCTCGTCTCGCTGTCCAACAAGGACTTCGTGGGCGAGACCCTGGGGCTCCCGGTCGGCGAGCGCCTCACGGGCACGCTGGCGGCCACCGCCGTCTGCGCCCTCGCCGGCGCGCGCCTCTACCGCGTGCACGAGGTGGTCGAGACCCGGCAGACGGTGGACATGGTGTGGACGATCGCCGGCCGGCGCCCGCCCCGCCGGGCGATCCGGGGGCTGCAGTGA
- a CDS encoding LLM class flavin-dependent oxidoreductase, whose translation MTLPVMEPDLWHGAGTLEAWARAVDEGPFSSLCFGERVAFDNPETLTLLGAVAAWTSRVRIATTVVVPQLHDPVWLAKALATGDRLSGGRLTVGLGVGGRAEDYGAVGANPNTRTMRGMAARVATMRRVWAGEEIRDVTRPVGPPPVQDGGPELLVGTTGPRTVRSGSAWADGLAGVSLDLDADAASVLFEQARVAWSEAGKAAPRLTTSFWFALDDGDGSAREQVHRHLRHYLSWLPASLVDAMAPTTGFAGTPDGLRDTLRRFEDVGADEVHLIPTGSDPTQVERVAELLR comes from the coding sequence ATGACCCTGCCGGTGATGGAGCCCGACCTGTGGCACGGCGCCGGGACCCTCGAGGCCTGGGCGCGCGCCGTGGACGAGGGCCCGTTCTCGTCGCTGTGCTTCGGGGAGCGGGTGGCCTTCGACAACCCCGAGACCCTCACGCTCCTGGGCGCCGTGGCGGCGTGGACCTCGCGCGTGCGCATCGCGACGACCGTCGTCGTACCGCAGCTCCACGACCCGGTCTGGCTCGCCAAGGCCCTCGCCACCGGTGACCGGCTGAGCGGCGGACGGCTGACCGTGGGCCTGGGCGTCGGGGGCCGCGCGGAGGACTACGGCGCCGTCGGCGCCAACCCGAACACCCGGACCATGCGCGGCATGGCGGCGCGGGTCGCGACGATGCGCCGGGTGTGGGCGGGCGAGGAGATCCGCGACGTCACCCGCCCGGTGGGCCCGCCGCCGGTGCAGGACGGCGGCCCCGAGCTGCTGGTCGGGACGACCGGCCCCAGGACGGTCCGCAGCGGCTCGGCCTGGGCCGACGGGCTCGCCGGCGTGAGCCTCGACCTCGACGCCGACGCGGCCTCGGTGCTCTTCGAGCAGGCCCGGGTCGCCTGGTCCGAGGCCGGCAAGGCGGCCCCGCGGCTGACCACGTCGTTCTGGTTCGCACTCGACGACGGCGACGGCTCCGCGCGCGAGCAGGTGCACCGCCACCTGCGCCACTACCTGAGCTGGCTGCCCGCGTCCCTGGTCGACGCGATGGCCCCGACGACAGGCTTCGCCGGCACCCCCGACGGTCTGCGCGACACCCTGCGCCGCTTCGAGGACGTCGGCGCCGACGAGGTGCACCTGATCCCCACCGGCTCCGACCCCACCCAGGTCGAGCGCGTCGCGGAGCTGCTCCGATGA